Proteins from a genomic interval of Enterococcus faecium:
- a CDS encoding response regulator transcription factor, with protein sequence MNILMIEDNQSVSEMMQMFFLNEGWEATFKYDGKEGLDAFLENPQHWDMITLDLNLPTLDGMLVGREIRKVSSTVPIIMLTARDSESDQVIGLEMGADDYVTKPFSPLTLIARMKALHRRSELAEAREEAAVSDDHFDIETSHFKMNTKTREAYLDNRPIEGLTPKEFDLLFTLAKKPRQVFSREQLLELVWDYQYFGDERTVDAHIKKLRQKIEKVGPQVIQTVWGVGYKFDDSGVA encoded by the coding sequence TTAAATGAAGGTTGGGAAGCAACTTTCAAGTATGATGGAAAAGAAGGGCTCGATGCCTTTTTAGAAAACCCACAACATTGGGATATGATTACACTAGACCTGAATTTGCCCACACTGGACGGTATGCTAGTAGGAAGAGAGATCCGCAAAGTTTCAAGTACTGTGCCGATTATCATGCTGACAGCTAGAGATTCTGAAAGCGATCAGGTGATCGGCTTAGAGATGGGGGCAGATGATTATGTCACAAAACCTTTCAGTCCTCTGACGCTTATTGCTCGAATGAAAGCTTTGCATCGCCGTAGTGAGTTGGCAGAAGCAAGAGAAGAAGCAGCAGTTTCAGATGATCATTTTGATATCGAGACTAGTCATTTCAAGATGAATACGAAAACACGAGAAGCGTATCTGGACAACCGGCCAATTGAAGGACTGACGCCTAAAGAGTTCGATCTATTGTTTACTTTAGCAAAAAAACCACGTCAAGTATTCTCTCGGGAGCAGTTGCTTGAATTAGTCTGGGATTATCAGTACTTTGGTGATGAACGGACAGTGGACGCCCATATCAAGAAATTACGACAAAAAATCGAAAAGGTCGGACCACAAGTCATCCAAACTGTTTGGGGAGTCGGCTACAAATTCGATGATTCTGGTGTTGCCTAA
- a CDS encoding sensor histidine kinase, whose product MRYLYQQLLAFCGMVALILLIVGVSFTQLTKQTIEENNYQQLFGYAESVEKTTQTYADTLPQFSQDQAFQNALLLTEQVLTEQNVNFIFIDKNERVIYPTNTALLNFTLTADQWKNLRNGRQEKFTSNKNILGQAQATSYALVPFNLNHEFYGALVVSQPARNIDNSVRPITLNLFKGFIFSSIVAVIASYAFAAFQVKRINRLRNATKEVTNGNFDVQLPVHDKDEFDELADDFNKMTNSLRESQAEIEEQENRRRQFMADASHEMRTPLTTINGLLEGLEYNAIPENQRENAIKLMKNETERLIRLVNENLDYEKIRTNQISMVIKKFNGTETLKNIVAQLEAKAEAAGDTLTLKAVDDIDVYADYDRFVQIMVNIIQNAIQFTENGQITITLEKGYLETIITIEDTGIGMSEQQMKSIWDRYYKVDPSRKNTKYGESGLGLPIVQQLVRLHKGKLEVESELGKGTKFAVRLPDVEIKKE is encoded by the coding sequence ATGCGTTATTTGTATCAGCAACTCTTAGCTTTTTGCGGAATGGTCGCGTTGATCTTATTGATCGTTGGAGTTTCTTTTACACAACTGACAAAACAAACGATTGAAGAAAACAATTACCAGCAACTGTTTGGATATGCTGAATCAGTTGAAAAGACAACGCAAACCTATGCCGATACGCTCCCGCAGTTTAGTCAAGATCAGGCGTTTCAAAATGCATTGCTGCTGACAGAGCAAGTACTGACAGAACAAAATGTGAACTTTATATTTATCGATAAAAACGAACGTGTCATTTATCCGACTAATACAGCTTTACTGAATTTTACCTTAACAGCTGATCAATGGAAAAATCTGAGGAATGGACGTCAAGAAAAATTCACATCGAATAAAAATATTTTAGGACAAGCACAGGCGACCTCTTACGCACTTGTGCCATTTAATTTGAATCATGAATTCTATGGAGCACTTGTAGTTAGTCAACCTGCGCGAAATATCGATAACAGCGTTCGTCCAATTACACTGAACCTGTTCAAAGGATTTATTTTTTCCAGTATCGTTGCAGTTATTGCCAGCTATGCTTTTGCAGCATTCCAAGTTAAGCGTATCAATCGGTTAAGGAATGCGACGAAAGAAGTGACGAATGGTAATTTTGATGTACAGCTCCCCGTACATGACAAAGATGAATTTGATGAGTTAGCAGATGATTTCAATAAAATGACGAATTCATTGAGAGAATCTCAAGCAGAAATTGAAGAACAAGAAAATCGTCGAAGACAATTTATGGCAGATGCTTCTCACGAGATGAGAACACCTCTTACGACAATCAACGGACTTCTGGAAGGGTTAGAATACAATGCAATCCCTGAAAATCAGCGAGAAAACGCGATTAAATTGATGAAAAATGAAACAGAGCGTCTGATCCGTTTGGTGAATGAAAACTTGGATTATGAAAAAATCCGTACGAATCAAATCAGTATGGTCATTAAAAAATTCAATGGAACAGAAACATTGAAAAATATTGTTGCACAGTTAGAAGCTAAAGCAGAAGCAGCAGGAGATACATTGACATTGAAAGCCGTTGATGATATTGATGTTTACGCTGATTATGACCGATTTGTCCAAATCATGGTCAATATTATTCAAAACGCGATACAGTTTACTGAAAACGGCCAAATCACGATTACTTTAGAAAAAGGCTATCTTGAAACGATCATCACGATTGAAGATACGGGAATTGGAATGTCTGAACAACAAATGAAAAGTATCTGGGATCGTTATTATAAAGTAGATCCTTCAAGAAAAAATACAAAATATGGTGAATCAGGATTAGGTTTACCAATCGTGCAGCAACTTGTACGCTTGCATAAAGGAAAATTAGAAGTAGAAAGCGAATTAGGAAAAGGAACAAAATTCGCTGTTCGTTTGCCTGACGTAGAAATCAAAAAAGAGTAA